The following are encoded together in the Streptomyces tsukubensis genome:
- a CDS encoding DUF6181 family protein translates to MDETTEDRSTTRTPSRRGAATPSRDGVHRLSVPLHPRLSATELIRVLLAAPGEADLSTLDPVHVRSLIADVLTQHGYDVLDRSPYYPELDRHQDARRAVRRAYGPRFLDAPDEQAVLADPLREVLAAGSRTP, encoded by the coding sequence ATGGACGAGACGACAGAAGACCGCAGCACCACCAGGACGCCGAGCCGCCGAGGAGCCGCCACACCCAGCCGGGACGGCGTCCACCGACTCAGCGTTCCCCTCCACCCCCGGCTCAGCGCGACCGAGTTGATCCGCGTACTCCTCGCGGCTCCCGGAGAAGCCGACCTCTCCACCCTCGACCCCGTACATGTCCGGTCACTCATCGCTGACGTGCTCACCCAGCACGGCTATGACGTGCTCGACCGATCGCCGTACTACCCGGAGCTGGACCGCCACCAGGACGCCCGCCGCGCCGTGCGCCGCGCGTACGGGCCGCGATTCCTCGATGCCCCTGACGAACAGGCCGTGCTCGCGGACCCACTCCGCGAAGTGCTCGCCGCCGGAAGCAGGACACCGTGA
- a CDS encoding DUF6197 family protein — protein sequence MLAPGALQVAAGHGRGAAGRTYDWDRIDRARDQSFALLAETLTGHPVNAEDPAAAKALHREAVDLWSAEPGRTAADAARAFRTAAARAEHALF from the coding sequence GTGCTGGCCCCCGGCGCCCTCCAAGTCGCCGCCGGCCACGGGCGGGGAGCCGCCGGCCGGACGTACGACTGGGACCGCATCGACCGCGCCCGCGACCAGTCGTTCGCCCTCCTCGCGGAAACCCTCACCGGTCACCCCGTCAACGCCGAGGACCCGGCCGCCGCCAAGGCCCTGCACCGCGAGGCCGTCGACCTGTGGAGCGCCGAGCCCGGACGTACCGCTGCCGACGCCGCCCGCGCGTTCCGCACCGCAGCCGCCCGCGCCGAACACGCCCTGTTCTGA
- a CDS encoding DUF3560 domain-containing protein, whose amino-acid sequence MTIEITHTRRQGTLIEGTSRGDGSAEILRLREYGRTQRQPFRWSRNLDCWYLPHSRDHATYTPSLERLAQRLRDAGFEVTLPVDNADRRSFSEAEEEREEKAEGRADRFGEYAANAAQSSEAAHRKSHDISERFAFGQPILIGHHSEGRARRDHARMDDAMRKSISDGDRAAHWSGRAQAAANYQEFKKDPGRTLRRLDKLRADLRAVEKWQRGQSAKGFSRSPADPELAIERQELTEEIAHWEKVIEAAEAEGFKVWSRADFKRGDFVLYRGTWYEVLRVNPKSVTIPHIHNSPGRSIVRATGNQYDDWTWTAPYDGVSGRKSADEMQQPPQAPATEAQEQAEQSPAVEEPVSVAEPTAAATPAAWANWPDGMALVLIASKNSPRRRKRALWAMTRREAQAVCGDPRTSGRSYMLTWTDQPGTEGADWEWVEDNGSHAPVLNELGITARREWTAAPQAPASEAA is encoded by the coding sequence ATGACTATCGAGATTACCCACACCCGCCGACAAGGAACCCTGATCGAGGGGACCAGCCGGGGCGACGGATCGGCCGAGATCCTGCGACTCCGTGAGTACGGCCGCACCCAGCGCCAGCCCTTCCGCTGGAGCAGGAACCTCGACTGCTGGTACCTCCCCCACAGCCGCGACCACGCCACCTACACCCCCTCGCTCGAACGCCTCGCCCAGCGACTCCGAGACGCAGGCTTCGAGGTCACGTTGCCCGTCGACAACGCCGACCGCCGCAGCTTCAGCGAGGCCGAGGAGGAGCGGGAGGAGAAGGCCGAAGGCCGCGCCGACCGGTTCGGGGAGTACGCCGCCAACGCCGCCCAGTCCTCCGAGGCCGCGCACCGGAAGAGCCACGACATATCCGAGCGGTTCGCCTTCGGTCAGCCGATCCTCATCGGTCACCACTCCGAGGGCCGCGCCCGCCGCGATCACGCGCGGATGGACGACGCGATGCGCAAGAGCATCAGCGACGGCGACCGCGCCGCCCACTGGAGCGGCCGGGCGCAGGCCGCCGCGAACTACCAGGAGTTCAAGAAGGACCCCGGCCGCACGCTCCGCCGTCTCGACAAGCTGCGGGCCGACCTCCGCGCGGTGGAGAAGTGGCAGCGCGGCCAGTCCGCCAAGGGGTTCTCCCGGAGCCCGGCGGACCCGGAACTGGCCATCGAACGCCAGGAGTTGACCGAGGAGATCGCCCACTGGGAGAAGGTCATCGAGGCCGCCGAAGCCGAGGGCTTCAAGGTGTGGTCGCGGGCCGACTTCAAGCGGGGTGACTTCGTTCTCTACCGCGGTACCTGGTACGAGGTCCTGCGGGTCAACCCGAAGTCCGTGACCATCCCGCACATCCACAACAGCCCCGGCAGGAGCATCGTCCGCGCCACCGGCAACCAGTACGACGATTGGACATGGACCGCCCCCTACGACGGCGTGTCCGGGCGTAAGAGCGCCGACGAGATGCAGCAGCCACCCCAGGCCCCGGCAACCGAAGCACAGGAACAGGCCGAGCAGTCCCCGGCGGTTGAGGAACCGGTGTCGGTCGCAGAGCCGACCGCCGCAGCGACCCCGGCCGCGTGGGCGAACTGGCCGGACGGCATGGCGCTGGTACTGATCGCCTCGAAGAACTCACCGCGCCGCCGTAAGCGCGCCTTGTGGGCGATGACCCGCCGTGAGGCACAGGCAGTGTGCGGCGACCCCCGTACCTCCGGCCGCTCCTACATGCTCACCTGGACCGACCAGCCCGGCACCGAGGGTGCCGACTGGGAGTGGGTCGAGGACAACGGCAGCCACGCACCAGTCCTCAACGAGTTGGGCATCACCGCGCGCCGCGAGTGGACCGCCGCGCCGCAGGCCCCGGCCTCTGAAGCCGCGTAA
- a CDS encoding DUF6349 family protein: protein MTATVAEPSGARARQTYYWRVRNARTRHRPETAAQAWHIQPGHPGGAYSDLGHELDPPAHHAPTLLSRSRPTGRRGEKQEFRAGCLACGWEGPVYSGGGFGDGDNDAVEDAHDHAFPGWRTLPPINTVEDRWAVPRSRSRWAQFIARYPAGWVEQGAPVVAWRRHHREAHRPPYAERPRYELHVPRPPRAQSRRPADQEALF, encoded by the coding sequence GTGACGGCCACCGTCGCCGAGCCGAGCGGGGCACGGGCGCGGCAGACGTACTACTGGCGAGTGCGCAACGCGCGGACCCGCCACCGGCCCGAGACCGCGGCGCAGGCGTGGCACATCCAGCCCGGACACCCCGGCGGGGCGTACAGCGACCTCGGCCACGAGCTGGACCCGCCCGCACACCACGCCCCGACCCTGCTCTCCCGCAGCCGGCCGACCGGCCGCCGGGGGGAGAAGCAGGAGTTCCGCGCCGGGTGTCTCGCCTGCGGGTGGGAAGGGCCCGTGTACTCCGGCGGCGGGTTCGGGGACGGCGACAACGACGCGGTGGAGGACGCGCACGACCATGCGTTCCCCGGCTGGAGGACGCTGCCGCCGATCAACACGGTTGAGGACCGCTGGGCAGTGCCGCGGAGCCGGAGCCGCTGGGCTCAGTTCATCGCCCGGTATCCGGCGGGATGGGTGGAGCAGGGCGCGCCCGTTGTGGCTTGGCGCCGGCACCACCGCGAAGCCCACCGCCCGCCGTACGCAGAGCGCCCCCGTTACGAGCTCCATGTGCCCCGGCCACCGCGAGCCCAGAGCCGACGGCCCGCAGATCAGGAAGCCCTCTTCTGA
- a CDS encoding DUF6409 family protein produces MLTTDQKPTVQDFPTATLVIAGPWFRGHQLDTRPAVVVGPFGGPEFADEATMSVVWYFTLGAPQPGDSVQAMFPHELTPLDDTLTTMHQDTFRDIVRDLRRGRFAYDDGDALRAAVRQAWRERTGLADADPAARHTLHRS; encoded by the coding sequence ATGCTCACCACCGACCAGAAGCCCACCGTCCAGGACTTCCCCACCGCGACGCTCGTGATCGCCGGACCCTGGTTCCGGGGCCACCAGCTCGACACCCGCCCGGCCGTCGTCGTCGGCCCGTTCGGCGGGCCTGAGTTCGCGGACGAAGCCACCATGTCCGTGGTCTGGTACTTCACCCTCGGTGCCCCGCAGCCGGGTGACTCCGTCCAAGCGATGTTCCCGCACGAGCTGACCCCGCTGGACGACACGCTGACCACGATGCACCAGGACACGTTCCGCGACATCGTCCGCGACCTGCGCCGGGGCCGGTTCGCCTACGACGACGGGGACGCGCTCCGCGCCGCCGTCCGCCAGGCATGGCGCGAGCGGACCGGACTGGCCGACGCCGACCCGGCCGCCCGCCACACGCTCCACCGCAGCTGA
- a CDS encoding DUF6211 family protein — MLCDRHPDCPQPGDIAQLTRGNSIGADPGDNFVIVEDFPPTGRHLVLNLPVDHPGRADWAAAVPLADIATLTRLEPAGSRTWTPAPEPDDIL; from the coding sequence ATGCTATGTGACCGACACCCCGACTGTCCCCAGCCCGGCGACATCGCCCAGCTCACCAGGGGTAACAGCATCGGCGCCGACCCCGGCGACAACTTCGTCATCGTCGAGGACTTCCCCCCGACCGGCCGGCACCTCGTACTCAACCTGCCCGTCGACCACCCCGGCCGCGCCGACTGGGCCGCCGCCGTCCCCCTGGCAGACATAGCCACCCTCACCCGGCTGGAACCGGCAGGCAGCCGTACGTGGACGCCGGCCCCGGAGCCAGACGACATTCTGTGA